In the genome of bacterium, the window ACGGAAACACGAGCGGATCGTCCTCGGTGACGAGGACCGCGCGGTCGCTACCGTTCACGAGGCGCTGGACCACGCTGACGCGCACCGCCCCGCGCACCGTGTCCACGACCGCGAACATCACGGTGCCGCGGACGATCGTGCGGTCACGCGTGGACTCGTACACAGCGAGCTCAACTGTGCGCGTCGGCGCGGCAGGCGTCAGGAGCACGCGCGTCTCATACGGCACGCCGCCGTACGCGGTCCGCACAAGAAACACGCGCACGCCGCCGACCGGCAGCGCCCGGAACGAGAATCGGCCGGCGTTGTCGGTGACCGTCCGCCGCTCCGAGGACGAGCCGCGCTCCACGATCTCGAGGCTCACCGGCTGGCTGCCGAGCGGGTGCACCGGGGGGGTGTGCTGCACGACCGCGCCCTGGATCCCTCCGATGGGGCCCGCCTCGGGGGCGACCGCGCCGGACGGCGCCGCGGCCCCCGAAGGGACCCACAGCGACGCCGCGACGCACAGAAGGAGGGCCGTTCCGGCCCCCCTTCGTGAAGGACGCAGCGACGCGCGCGCGTCTGGCACCCTGCGCCTCAGGTCGGCCGCTCCGCTCCGGCAGGCGCCGCGCGGTCCGCGGCAAGCGCATCGAGGCGGCGCAGCACGGCGACCGCCTCGGCCTGATACCGCGCGCGGAGCGCGGCGTAGTCCGCCTCGTCCAGCTTGCCGGTGTCGCGATCGAGCTCGATTTCCCGCAGCGCCCGATACGCCGCCTCGCGCGCGTGCAACAACCGGTCGCGCTCGGCCTCCCACGCCGGCGCGGCCGCGGGCCGCCACAGCGGCGCCAGGACGAACGCCGCCGCCGCGCACGCCAGGACGACGAGCGCCACCCCCAGCGTCACTCGCCGGCGCTCCACGCGCCGCGGAACGCCGGCGCGCCCTCCGGGACCGCGCGCCGCTCCGGGATCATCGCGATGACGGCCCCGAGCGTCACCACCAGCCCGCCCGCCCACATCCACGAGACCAGCGGGTTGACGAGCAGCCGCAGCGTCGCCCGGCCGTCCTGGGTCCATCCGGCGAGAATCACGTACAGGTCGTCGCGCGGGGTACTGCGGAGCGCGACGTCGGTCGTGGCGTCGCCCGCGAGATAGAGGCTTCGCCGCGCCGCGAACGGCCCGAGATCGCGGGTCCCCTCGAAGACGCGCAGCGCCGCGGCGATCACGAGCGCGCCGGCCCGGGTGGACTGCGACAGACCGTCGAACCGCACCCGGTACTCGCCGACGGCCGCCGTCTCGCCGGGCGCCAGCGTCGCGACGCGTTGCGTCGAGAACACCGAGGACCCCGTGACCCCGCAGAACAACAGTAGGATCCCGAGGTGCACGATGTATCCGCCGTAGCGGCGCCGGTTGTGCGCGACGAGCGCCACGAGCGCGCGCACCGGGCCCTCGGCGCGGTGGGCGCGCCGCACGCGGACGCCCCGCACCCCCTCCGCCGCGACCGTCGCCGCGACGAACCCGCACAGCACGAACGCCAACACCGCCCCGGGGGCGCGCACGCCCGCGGCGAGGAGCACGACCCCGAGCACGACCCCGGCTGCCGCGGGGAGCTGAATGTTGCGCCGCAGGGTGTCCGCGGACGCACGCCGCCACGCGATCAGCGGCCCGATCCCCATCAGCACGAGGAGACCGAACGCGATCGGCACGACGATGTGGTCGAAGAACGGCGGGCCCACGTTGATCGCCCGGCCCGTCAGCACGGCCGACACGATCGGGAACACCGTCCCGAGGAACACCGAGAACGCGACGGCGAGGAACAGCACATTGTTCAACAGGAACGCGCTCTCGCGCGACAGCGTCGCGTCCAGCTCGTTCCGGCTGCGCAGCTCGTCCCACCGCCACGCGGCGAGGCCGAACGCGACCAGCAGCGCCAGCGCCAGGAACCCCAGGAAGAACGCGCCGAGCGGAGACTGGGTGAACGAGTGGATGCTGCTCAGCACGCCGCTGCGCGTCAGGAACGTCCCGAAGATCGACAGCCCGAACGCGAGGATGACGAGCACCACGTTCCACCGCGTCAGCATCTCGCGGCGCTCCTGAATCATCACCGAGTGGAGAAACGCCGTCGCCACGAGCCACGGCATCAGGGCGGCGTTCTCGACCGGGTCCCACGCCCAGTACCCGCCCCACCCCAGCACGACATACGACCACTTGGCCCCGAACATCAGGCCCATGGTCAGGCAGTACCACGCCCACAGCATCCACCGCCGCGCCAGCAGCACGCCCGCGTCCCCCGACGGCCCCGAGAGGAGCGCCGCGATCACGATCGCGAACGGCACGGTCAGCCCCACGAACCCCAGGTAGAGGGTCGGCGGGTGAATCGCCATCCACGGGTTCAGCAGCAGCGGGTTCATGCCGCGGCCGTCGGCCGGCGGGAACGACGACGTCGCAAACGGCGGCGTGATGAACGCCAGCATGAACAGGAAGAACACCGAAACGCCGGCGCACACGGCGACCAGCCCCGGCAGCAGCGGCGGCCGCTGCCGCCCGACGCTCCGCAGCGCCAGCAGCGTGTACCCGGAGAGCAGCAACGCCCACAACAGGAGCGAGCCCTCCATCCCGCCCCAAAACGACGTCAGGTCGTAGAAGAACGGCTGGGCGTCGCTGACGTGCGACACGACGTACTGAAACGCGTAGTCGCGCGTGCCGAGCGCCGTCCACAGCACTGCGGCCGCCACGCCTTCGAGGGCGGCAACCGCGACGAGCGCGCGGGACGCGCTCCGGACGATTTCCGGGCGACGGGCGCGCGCGCCGAGCGCCGCCGCGACCATCGCGTACAGCGCGAGGACCAGCGCGCCGAGCAGCGAAAACCGGCCGAGGTCAGCCACGGGTCGCGGCCGCGGTCATTGCGGCGTCTTCGGATCCGCCGGATTGTACTTCGTCGGACATTTCGCGAGCAGGGTGGTGGCGTCGAACGTCCCGCTGCGGTCGAGGCTCCCTTCCACAACCACCTGGCGGCCCTCCGCGAAGATATCCGGCACCACGCCGGCGTAGGTCACGGGCAGCGCGTGTTGCCCGTCCGTGACCACAAATCGCAGGTGCCGGTGCGCCGCGTCCCACCGGATCGTGCCGGGCGCCACGGTACCGCCGAGCCGCACGCGGTCCGTCGCCGTGCCCGGCGCGCGCTGCTCGAGTTCGCCGACCGTGACCCAATACGTGGCTCCCTGCTGGATGCCCCCGTACACGAGATACGCGAGCGACAGCACAATCGCCACGGCGCCCGTTACGAACACGACCGTGCGCCGCACGCCGTGTTTCATGCCGCCCCGCCCACGGACGCCCCCACCTGCGAGGCCGCGCCCGGCGCCTGCGCGCTCATCCGCGCAGCCCGGTTCCGTGCGAGGACGCGCCCGCCCGCGGCGGGGTACCGCCTGAGCGCGACCGTTCGATCAGCTCCCCAAGCTCCCGTTCGAGCCGCCGGCTCCGCTGCACGAGCCCGTACACATAGATGAACAGCCCGATCCACACGACCGCAAACGCCCAGAACAGGTACGTCATGCGCTCACGCGCCTTCGTCGGCGAACGCCTGCAGCCGAGTTTCGAGCATGCCGAGCCGGATCCGCGCACGCACGAGCACCACGTAGAAGAGGCTCCAC includes:
- a CDS encoding cytochrome c-type biogenesis CcmF C-terminal domain-containing protein, which gives rise to MADLGRFSLLGALVLALYAMVAAALGARARRPEIVRSASRALVAVAALEGVAAAVLWTALGTRDYAFQYVVSHVSDAQPFFYDLTSFWGGMEGSLLLWALLLSGYTLLALRSVGRQRPPLLPGLVAVCAGVSVFFLFMLAFITPPFATSSFPPADGRGMNPLLLNPWMAIHPPTLYLGFVGLTVPFAIVIAALLSGPSGDAGVLLARRWMLWAWYCLTMGLMFGAKWSYVVLGWGGYWAWDPVENAALMPWLVATAFLHSVMIQERREMLTRWNVVLVILAFGLSIFGTFLTRSGVLSSIHSFTQSPLGAFFLGFLALALLVAFGLAAWRWDELRSRNELDATLSRESAFLLNNVLFLAVAFSVFLGTVFPIVSAVLTGRAINVGPPFFDHIVVPIAFGLLVLMGIGPLIAWRRASADTLRRNIQLPAAAGVVLGVVLLAAGVRAPGAVLAFVLCGFVAATVAAEGVRGVRVRRAHRAEGPVRALVALVAHNRRRYGGYIVHLGILLLFCGVTGSSVFSTQRVATLAPGETAAVGEYRVRFDGLSQSTRAGALVIAAALRVFEGTRDLGPFAARRSLYLAGDATTDVALRSTPRDDLYVILAGWTQDGRATLRLLVNPLVSWMWAGGLVVTLGAVIAMIPERRAVPEGAPAFRGAWSAGE
- a CDS encoding cytochrome c maturation protein CcmE, coding for MKHGVRRTVVFVTGAVAIVLSLAYLVYGGIQQGATYWVTVGELEQRAPGTATDRVRLGGTVAPGTIRWDAAHRHLRFVVTDGQHALPVTYAGVVPDIFAEGRQVVVEGSLDRSGTFDATTLLAKCPTKYNPADPKTPQ
- a CDS encoding CcmD family protein, whose amino-acid sequence is MTYLFWAFAVVWIGLFIYVYGLVQRSRRLERELGELIERSRSGGTPPRAGASSHGTGLRG